A single genomic interval of Perca fluviatilis chromosome 19, GENO_Pfluv_1.0, whole genome shotgun sequence harbors:
- the LOC120548286 gene encoding RING finger protein 122-like isoform X1, with protein MHPLPWCNGSMCDVGLQNSDPYGKMTSEELFHLPLNIYIIILGIGLFILMLTLFFCCYLFRLRRQGVREQFGYNEVVLKGAGKKLSLLGQTCAVCLEEFRSRDELGVCPCSHAFHNKCLLKWLEIRSVCPMCNKPICRLQPNPPQAPERPQSLLEV; from the exons ATGCATCCACTCCCATGGTGTAACG gGTCTATGTGTGACGTTGGATTGCAGAACTCCGACCCTTACGGCAAGATGACATCTGAAGAGCTCTTCCACCTCCCGCTCAACATCTATATCATCATCCTGGGCATCGGCCTCTTCATCCTCATGCTCACCCTTTTCTTCTGTTGCTACCTGTTCAG GCTCAGGAGACAAGGTGTAAGAGAACAGTTCGGCTACAATGAG GTTGTTTTGAAAGGAGCGGGGAAGAAACTGAGCCTTCTTGGT CAAACATGTGCCGTGTGTTTAGAGGAGTTTCGCAGCAGGGACGAGCTTGGAGTGTGCCCATGTTCCCATGCCTTTCACAATAA GTGTCTGCTAAAATGGTTAGAGATCCGCAGTGTCTGCCCCATGTGCAACAAGCCCATTTGTCGCCTCCAGCCTAACCCCCCACAAGCACCTGAGCGGCCACAGAGTCTCCTGGAGGTCTGA
- the LOC120548286 gene encoding RING finger protein 122-like isoform X2: protein MCDVGLQNSDPYGKMTSEELFHLPLNIYIIILGIGLFILMLTLFFCCYLFRLRRQGVREQFGYNEVVLKGAGKKLSLLGQTCAVCLEEFRSRDELGVCPCSHAFHNKCLLKWLEIRSVCPMCNKPICRLQPNPPQAPERPQSLLEV from the exons ATGTGTGACGTTGGATTGCAGAACTCCGACCCTTACGGCAAGATGACATCTGAAGAGCTCTTCCACCTCCCGCTCAACATCTATATCATCATCCTGGGCATCGGCCTCTTCATCCTCATGCTCACCCTTTTCTTCTGTTGCTACCTGTTCAG GCTCAGGAGACAAGGTGTAAGAGAACAGTTCGGCTACAATGAG GTTGTTTTGAAAGGAGCGGGGAAGAAACTGAGCCTTCTTGGT CAAACATGTGCCGTGTGTTTAGAGGAGTTTCGCAGCAGGGACGAGCTTGGAGTGTGCCCATGTTCCCATGCCTTTCACAATAA GTGTCTGCTAAAATGGTTAGAGATCCGCAGTGTCTGCCCCATGTGCAACAAGCCCATTTGTCGCCTCCAGCCTAACCCCCCACAAGCACCTGAGCGGCCACAGAGTCTCCTGGAGGTCTGA